In Caproiciproducens sp. NJN-50, the following are encoded in one genomic region:
- a CDS encoding GNAT family N-acetyltransferase — MELWAITDRSRREVMEFLARQWGSDVMVSGGRSIRLTGLDGFAAVEDGTVTGAVTFLVEGEECEVVSLDSVNENRGTGSALLSAAVSAAKGKGCHMVYLYTTNDNARAMRFYQKRGFDMAAFFRGAVERARKIKPEILLTGEDGIPIRHEIRFERLL, encoded by the coding sequence ATGGAGCTTTGGGCAATTACGGACCGCAGCCGCCGGGAAGTTATGGAATTTCTCGCACGGCAATGGGGATCGGACGTGATGGTTTCCGGCGGGCGCTCGATCCGGCTCACGGGCCTGGACGGCTTTGCTGCCGTGGAGGACGGAACCGTCACGGGCGCCGTCACCTTTCTTGTGGAAGGCGAAGAATGTGAAGTCGTATCGCTTGACAGCGTGAACGAAAACCGGGGCACCGGATCGGCGCTGCTCTCCGCCGCCGTGAGTGCGGCAAAGGGGAAGGGTTGCCATATGGTGTATCTGTACACGACGAACGACAACGCCCGCGCGATGCGGTTTTATCAGAAGCGCGGCTTCGATATGGCGGCTTTTTTCCGCGGCGCGGTCGAACGGGCGCGGAAAATCAAACCTGAAATTCTGCTGACCGGGGAGGACGGCATTCCGATCCGGCATGAAATCAGGTTTGAACGTCTGCTTTGA
- a CDS encoding RidA family protein: MNQTVYTKKAPEAVGPYSQAIVAGNLVFSSGQIPIDPATGAVVEGGISVQAEQSCKNVGEVLKAAGADFEDVVKTTCFLKDMNDFAAFNAVYAKYFTGKPARSCVAVRELPKGALVEVEAIAAL, from the coding sequence ATGAATCAAACCGTATATACCAAAAAAGCGCCGGAAGCCGTCGGCCCGTACTCCCAGGCGATCGTGGCCGGGAATCTTGTGTTTTCCAGCGGGCAGATTCCGATCGACCCCGCGACCGGGGCGGTCGTCGAGGGCGGCATCTCGGTGCAGGCGGAACAGTCCTGCAAAAATGTCGGCGAGGTTTTAAAAGCCGCCGGCGCCGACTTTGAAGACGTCGTAAAAACAACTTGCTTTTTGAAGGATATGAACGATTTTGCGGCGTTCAACGCCGTATATGCAAAGTACTTTACAGGCAAGCCCGCGCGCTCCTGCGTCGCGGTGCGCGAGCTGCCGAAGGGCGCCCTCGTCGAAGTGGAAGCCATCGCGGCGCTGTAA
- the ilvA gene encoding threonine ammonia-lyase: protein MTLERIQEAARTLEGVVRRTDLMEAPRLHPEGKLYLKPENLQVTGSFKVRGAYNKISRLSEEEKEKGVIACSAGNHAQGVALAAAKSGIPALICIPEGAPISKVEATKSYGAQVRLVKGVYDDAYQEARRLQKESGATFIHPFDDPDVIAGQGTVGLEILEQLPDADAVIVPVGGGGLVSGVACAVKSLRPQCRVYGVQVTGAPSMARALKDKKVAPLPRVSTFADGIAVKCPGKLTYDLCERYVDEVVTVTDDETAAAILALMEQHRLIAEGAGAVAVAAAMFNRVDVRGKKAVCLVSGGNIDVTILSRVISRGLTRAGRQGKLVIELVDKPGELREVSTVIAELGGNVVSVRHDHSGDEADITACTLSIGVETRDRDHLNRIRDAVVRAGYHILES from the coding sequence ATGACGCTGGAACGGATTCAGGAGGCGGCCCGCACTCTCGAGGGCGTTGTCCGAAGGACAGATTTGATGGAAGCCCCGCGCCTCCATCCGGAGGGAAAGCTCTATTTGAAGCCCGAAAATCTTCAGGTGACAGGTTCCTTCAAGGTGCGGGGGGCGTACAATAAGATCAGCCGCCTGTCCGAAGAGGAAAAGGAAAAGGGCGTGATTGCCTGCTCCGCCGGAAACCACGCGCAGGGCGTGGCACTGGCGGCGGCGAAAAGCGGCATCCCCGCGCTGATCTGCATCCCGGAGGGCGCGCCGATCTCCAAGGTGGAGGCCACCAAATCCTACGGCGCGCAGGTGCGGCTGGTGAAGGGCGTCTACGACGACGCGTATCAGGAGGCCCGCCGGCTGCAGAAGGAGAGCGGGGCGACTTTTATCCATCCGTTTGACGACCCGGACGTCATCGCCGGCCAGGGGACCGTCGGGCTTGAGATCCTGGAGCAACTGCCGGACGCGGACGCGGTCATCGTTCCGGTCGGCGGGGGCGGACTCGTTTCCGGCGTCGCGTGCGCGGTCAAATCGCTGCGGCCGCAGTGCAGGGTCTACGGCGTGCAGGTGACCGGCGCGCCCTCCATGGCGAGGGCGCTGAAGGACAAAAAAGTAGCGCCGCTCCCGCGCGTTTCGACCTTTGCGGACGGAATCGCGGTCAAATGCCCCGGAAAGCTGACCTATGACCTGTGCGAACGGTATGTGGACGAGGTCGTCACCGTGACGGACGACGAGACGGCGGCGGCGATCCTGGCCCTGATGGAGCAGCACCGGCTGATCGCGGAGGGCGCCGGCGCGGTCGCGGTCGCCGCCGCGATGTTCAACCGGGTGGACGTCCGGGGCAAAAAAGCCGTCTGCCTGGTCTCCGGAGGAAATATCGACGTGACTATCCTTTCCCGCGTCATCAGCCGGGGCCTGACCCGGGCGGGGCGGCAGGGAAAACTGGTGATCGAACTGGTCGACAAGCCCGGCGAGCTGCGGGAGGTTTCCACCGTCATCGCGGAATTGGGGGGAAACGTCGTCTCCGTGCGGCACGACCACTCCGGCGACGAGGCGGACATCACCGCCTGCACGCTGTCCATCGGCGTGGAAACCCGCGACCGCGACCATCTGAACCGAATCCGCGACGCCGTCGTGCGCGCCGGATACCATATCTTGGAGAGCTGA
- the ilvB gene encoding biosynthetic-type acetolactate synthase large subunit: MMLTGSQILMECLLEQGVDTVFGYPGGAVLNLYDALYEYRTKIRHVRTAHEQAAAHAADGYARASGKTGVCIATSGPGATNLVTGIATAYADSTPLVAVTGNVERALLGKNSFQEVDITSITRPVTKKSILVRDVSELANVVREAFDLAGSGRKGPVLIDIPKDVSAQRTEFVPAAPKKAEKPALPSPESFRRAAAMLEESERPLLYGGGGVVASDASHEFALLAKTLDAPVSCTLMCQGGFDQEDSRYLGMLGMHGTKASAEALKRCDLLVAVGTRFSDRVLCDGEHFARNCRILQIDIDPAEFGKNIGVDLRLQGDVGAVLRELLPLFRPRSHGEWLEQAEEWKRDYPLHQEGREEEEILPQEVLETLCRLAGPDAILTTEVGQHQMWAAQFGTFRKPRTFLTSGGLGTMGFGLGAAIGAKMAKPDRTVVNIAGDGSFRMNCAELSTLARERIPVIELVLSNSTLGMVRQWQKLFYGGRFSQSDVEDAVDCEKLAEAFGVRAMTVSGRSEIETVLERALSCGGPVLVNCPVRKDLNVLPMVPASGSVEEPILEMEEKICYDRDRVCIL, encoded by the coding sequence ATGATGCTGACCGGATCCCAGATTCTGATGGAATGCCTGCTGGAACAGGGGGTGGACACCGTCTTCGGCTATCCGGGAGGGGCGGTGCTGAACCTGTACGACGCCCTGTATGAATACCGGACGAAAATCAGGCACGTCCGCACGGCGCACGAGCAGGCGGCCGCCCACGCGGCAGACGGCTATGCCCGGGCGAGCGGGAAAACGGGCGTCTGCATCGCGACCTCCGGCCCCGGCGCGACGAATCTGGTGACCGGCATCGCGACGGCCTATGCGGATTCGACCCCGCTGGTCGCGGTCACCGGGAATGTGGAGCGGGCCCTCCTGGGAAAGAACAGCTTCCAGGAGGTGGACATCACCTCCATCACCCGCCCGGTGACGAAAAAGAGCATTCTGGTGCGCGACGTTTCGGAGCTGGCGAATGTGGTGCGCGAGGCGTTCGATCTGGCCGGCTCCGGGCGGAAGGGTCCCGTGCTGATCGACATTCCGAAGGACGTTTCCGCCCAAAGGACGGAATTTGTTCCGGCCGCCCCCAAAAAGGCAGAAAAACCGGCGCTCCCTTCGCCGGAGAGCTTCCGCAGGGCGGCGGCGATGCTGGAGGAGAGCGAGCGGCCGCTCCTGTACGGCGGGGGCGGCGTTGTCGCCTCGGACGCCTCACACGAATTCGCTCTTCTGGCAAAAACGCTGGACGCCCCGGTTTCCTGCACGCTGATGTGCCAGGGCGGGTTTGACCAGGAGGACAGCCGATACCTCGGGATGCTGGGCATGCATGGCACGAAGGCCTCCGCAGAGGCGTTGAAGCGGTGCGACCTGCTGGTCGCTGTCGGCACCCGCTTTTCCGACCGCGTGCTGTGCGATGGGGAACATTTCGCCCGGAACTGCCGGATCCTTCAGATCGATATCGATCCCGCGGAGTTCGGCAAAAACATCGGCGTCGACCTCCGGCTGCAGGGGGACGTCGGCGCGGTGCTGAGAGAATTGCTGCCGCTTTTCAGGCCGCGGAGCCACGGCGAATGGTTGGAACAGGCCGAAGAGTGGAAACGGGACTATCCGCTGCACCAGGAGGGAAGGGAAGAAGAGGAGATCCTGCCTCAGGAGGTTCTTGAAACGCTTTGCCGGCTGGCCGGGCCGGACGCGATTCTGACGACGGAGGTCGGCCAGCACCAGATGTGGGCGGCACAGTTCGGCACATTCCGAAAACCGAGGACGTTCCTGACTTCCGGAGGCCTGGGAACCATGGGGTTCGGCCTCGGCGCGGCGATCGGCGCGAAAATGGCGAAGCCGGACCGCACGGTCGTCAATATTGCGGGGGACGGAAGCTTTCGCATGAACTGCGCGGAGCTTTCCACTCTGGCACGGGAGAGAATTCCGGTGATCGAACTGGTTCTGTCCAATTCCACCCTCGGCATGGTGCGCCAGTGGCAGAAGCTGTTTTACGGCGGGCGCTTTTCCCAGTCGGACGTCGAGGACGCGGTGGACTGCGAAAAGCTGGCGGAGGCGTTCGGCGTGCGGGCGATGACGGTCTCCGGCAGATCGGAGATCGAGACGGTGCTGGAGCGCGCGCTGTCGTGCGGCGGGCCGGTGCTGGTCAACTGCCCCGTCCGCAAGGACCTGAACGTGCTGCCGATGGTGCCCGCGAGCGGCTCGGTGGAGGAACCGATTCTGGAAATGGAAGAAAAAATCTGCTATGATAGGGACAGGGTGTGCATTTTATGA
- the ybaK gene encoding Cys-tRNA(Pro) deacylase, giving the protein MAKENKTNVMRILEAENVKYRSYYYENKDGKIDGVSVAAKLGQDVNRVFKTLVTRGASGGFFVFVLPVAEELDLKTAARSVGEKSVEMIHVSEINRVTGYIRGGCSPVGMKKQYATVLDSSCEALESMIVSGGKIGTQVELAPTDLMRLTGAKTAPVAIR; this is encoded by the coding sequence ATGGCAAAGGAAAATAAAACAAATGTCATGCGGATTCTGGAAGCGGAAAACGTAAAATATCGTTCGTATTATTATGAAAATAAGGACGGAAAGATCGACGGCGTTTCCGTCGCGGCCAAACTGGGGCAGGACGTGAACCGGGTGTTTAAGACCCTTGTGACCCGGGGGGCGTCCGGCGGCTTTTTTGTATTTGTCCTGCCTGTCGCGGAGGAACTCGATTTGAAAACGGCGGCGAGGAGCGTCGGGGAAAAATCCGTCGAGATGATCCATGTGTCGGAAATCAACAGGGTCACGGGATATATCCGCGGCGGCTGTTCGCCGGTCGGCATGAAAAAGCAGTACGCCACCGTGCTGGATTCAAGCTGCGAAGCGCTGGAGAGCATGATCGTCAGCGGCGGAAAGATCGGGACGCAGGTGGAGCTGGCCCCGACGGACCTGATGCGCCTGACCGGAGCGAAGACCGCGCCGGTCGCGATCCGATGA
- a CDS encoding carbon starvation CstA family protein has protein sequence MNGLAIIIVSIAVLGGGYVFYGRWLVKKWGIDPNAETPAYTHEDGQDYVPAPKGIVFAHQFSTIAGAGPVTGPILAAMFGWLPALLWILVGGVFFGAVQDFGALYASVKNEGKSIGLIIEQYIGKTGKRLFLIFCWLFSLLVIAAFGDMVASTFNAYAVAGQVSKPSAAAGSISLFYILGAVLFGLFMKYAKPNQGVTFAAGLILFVAMMAAGMAFPVYLDKMQWLLVVFAYIFFAAVVPMWILMQPRDYLSTFLLISMILGAVVGIFMTNPDMNLPAFTSFNVDGKMLFPTLFVTIACGAISGFHSLVSSGTSSKQVKNEKDMLGIGYGAMIVESLLAVAAIVVAGAAAKSGKLPAGTPFQIFSAGVAGFFQKFGMSEYVAKCSMTMCVSALCLTTLDSVARIGRMSMQELLYDEDGKAHTPVTIFLTNKYVSTIVTLFFGFVLSLGGYNNIWSLFGATNQLLGALVLIALAVFLKTTGREGWMLYVPMTVMLVVTMTALVQAVINIFVKIGAGKFVFLTDGLQLIVAVLLMALAVMVAFHCLQKLFGKEKDKNTPSVAKEAT, from the coding sequence ATGAACGGATTGGCTATCATTATCGTTTCCATTGCCGTTTTGGGCGGCGGCTACGTCTTTTACGGCAGATGGCTCGTAAAAAAGTGGGGGATCGATCCAAACGCGGAGACTCCCGCCTACACGCATGAGGACGGGCAGGACTACGTTCCGGCCCCGAAGGGGATCGTCTTTGCGCACCAGTTTTCCACCATCGCGGGGGCGGGCCCCGTCACCGGCCCGATTCTCGCCGCCATGTTCGGGTGGCTCCCGGCGCTTTTATGGATCCTGGTCGGGGGCGTGTTTTTCGGCGCGGTGCAGGATTTCGGCGCGCTGTACGCCTCCGTCAAAAACGAGGGCAAATCCATCGGCCTGATCATCGAGCAGTATATCGGCAAGACCGGCAAGCGCCTGTTCCTGATCTTCTGCTGGCTGTTCTCGCTTCTGGTCATCGCGGCGTTCGGAGACATGGTGGCCTCCACGTTCAACGCCTACGCCGTTGCGGGCCAGGTCAGCAAGCCGAGCGCGGCGGCCGGCTCCATTTCGCTGTTCTATATTCTCGGCGCCGTCCTGTTCGGCCTTTTCATGAAATACGCCAAGCCCAACCAGGGCGTGACCTTTGCGGCCGGCCTGATCCTGTTCGTCGCCATGATGGCGGCCGGGATGGCGTTCCCCGTTTATCTTGATAAAATGCAGTGGCTGCTGGTCGTGTTCGCCTATATTTTCTTCGCGGCGGTCGTCCCGATGTGGATCCTGATGCAGCCGCGCGACTACCTGAGCACCTTCCTGCTGATCAGCATGATCCTCGGCGCGGTCGTCGGCATTTTCATGACCAATCCGGACATGAACCTGCCCGCGTTCACCTCTTTCAACGTCGACGGCAAAATGCTGTTCCCCACGCTGTTCGTCACCATCGCCTGCGGCGCGATCTCCGGATTTCACAGCCTGGTTTCCTCCGGAACCTCCTCCAAACAGGTGAAAAACGAAAAGGATATGCTCGGCATCGGCTACGGCGCCATGATCGTCGAATCGCTGCTCGCGGTCGCCGCGATCGTCGTCGCGGGCGCCGCCGCGAAGAGCGGCAAGCTGCCGGCCGGCACCCCGTTTCAGATCTTCTCCGCCGGCGTGGCCGGATTCTTCCAGAAATTCGGCATGTCGGAATATGTCGCGAAATGCAGCATGACGATGTGCGTTTCCGCGCTCTGCCTGACGACCCTTGATTCCGTCGCCCGCATCGGCCGCATGTCGATGCAGGAACTGCTCTACGACGAGGATGGAAAGGCCCACACTCCGGTCACGATTTTTCTGACAAACAAGTATGTGTCCACGATTGTTACTCTGTTTTTCGGCTTTGTACTCTCGCTCGGCGGGTACAACAACATCTGGTCGCTGTTCGGCGCAACCAATCAGCTGCTCGGCGCGCTCGTGCTGATCGCGCTGGCCGTATTCCTCAAAACGACGGGACGGGAGGGTTGGATGCTCTACGTGCCGATGACGGTGATGCTGGTCGTCACCATGACCGCGCTGGTTCAGGCCGTGATCAACATCTTCGTGAAGATCGGCGCGGGCAAATTCGTGTTCCTGACCGACGGGCTCCAGCTCATCGTCGCCGTGCTGCTGATGGCGCTGGCGGTGATGGTCGCCTTTCACTGCCTGCAAAAATTGTTCGGCAAGGAGAAAGACAAGAACACGCCCTCCGTTGCCAAAGAAGCGACCTGA